Part of the Benincasa hispida cultivar B227 chromosome 11, ASM972705v1, whole genome shotgun sequence genome, tccttttatgtttCTTTCCATAATTAGGGTCTCTTGGTGTCTGTTTATTCTCTATTTTCATTGTATTGAACTCAAGCAAATTATTCAAGAataatatatacaaaattaacatACATTCCTCAATATCGCTAACTGAAATGACAagtaatttttatatgatttcAGAAATCTTACCCCAATTCCAAGAGATTCATCAGAGCTGAGTTGCCTTCGATCATGATCAATGTCATCACCACCTTCTTCGCCATAGGCCTTCTTCAACAATGGCTCTCCTTTTGCCTTGGGAGATCTAAAACTTAGTTTTCTCTTCCTCCACGGCAACAGACCACGCTTTGAACTCTGTGGCAAAGGTTGCTCAGAGGCTGATGCAGTTGAATCCTCCATGCTCGAGCAGCCCACATCTGATTTTCGATTACTATAGTAAACTAAATTTTCGTCATCACCGTTGATCTTCATATCAGAGTAATACGATCCTCCAGCATAATTCGCATAGGCCAGAGTGCCATAACTAAAGGACTTCCTAATGTTAGTATCCTCCTTCCCTTCATCTGTTTCCCCTTCCTCAATGTCATCAAAGGAATCAGAGTCAAATGGGTAGCAAGACTCACCATCCTCACTCTTGGCAGAGCACCTGCCCTCACTTCCCTCTTCTTCATGGCAAGCTTCTTTTTTTGCCTTTCGGGTTGACACAAACTCCGTGAAAATTTTTACTTTCCTGAGGCCAGCTTTAAGAGCAGAGAGCTCATCTTTTTCTGCTGGGACATTTTCTCCTGGCCAGGGTGGAGATGGAGCTGGTGCTATTGATCTTTGTACAGGTTGTGATACAACTTGAGCAGTTCTTAGCTCCAATAAGTTCAACGATATCTGCACAATTCAGGAACCGTAAGAAAAAAGTATGCAAGATTATAACAATTTGAgtgatggaaaaataaattcaaatattttgagGAAACGGGAAGATACGGACCCAGAGAACGTGGCTGGCCTCGGTAGCATTTGTAGATGGATTGAGGGGTATCTTCAATTCAAGCTCTTTTTGTTCAGCCACAGAAACATATTCAGACAGATTAAGAGATGCTGAGCCAACAACCTGAACTTTGTTTTTTGATCCTTGATTTAAGCCCTGGGtagaaagggaaagaaaataaatattcagGTTCACTATCGATCATTACCAATAATTTCTCACGGCAAAGATAAAGAATGGGAATACATCAAGTTCATCCATGTAAATCTGATGTCAAGAACAAAATCAAACAACAGTCATGTGAAAGCATATAAtctaataaaaaagaaaaattagcaTCCATCAGATGCTAACAAATCTGTTAGAAACCCACTATTTGCCTTGACAAGATTTTCAACATAAAACATTCAAAAGAATACAAAGAACAAAATTCAGAAAACCCACAAAATCAAAAAGCTACAAAAGTCAACTCCCTTAAATGAATTCAACTGCCCAGAAGAAAGGGCCAAATCTTTATCTCAGACTCTCAGCTACAGTTTCTTCAAAGACCATACTAAAGATTAAAATTCATCACCAAAGAACTGAGAGGCCCAGATtcaaaaaaattaggaaaaacaaaaatatgacaACTCACAAACTATCTGAATTAGAGAAATATCATCCATTACTGTTTCCATTCCAGTACAAATCTTAAGGAAGAAAATACCCAAAAAGTGAATATTATAAtcacaagaaaaacaaaaaaccagtTTCATAGGAAAAGCtaaaagatgttcctgcttcaaTCCAAACATCGAGGATGAACAGTTAAAATCCAGGAAAACCCAGTATTGTAAACCACAAAAAGTACCCAAAGATTCAATCGAGGAACAAAATACAACAaaaagacacaaaattaaaCTCACATTGAAGGCAGAGAAAACGATCTCCCATGGATGAAACACATTCTCCTTGTAAGCAGAGAGAGTACAAACGCTTTGAAACTCCTCATCCCACTGAGTAACCCCGTTCTGATCCAACCCATCGGCCTCCTTCGTGTAATTTCTCTTCACAGCCGTTCTCCTCAATGGGCTCAAAGCCATTTTCGGACCCTTCCATTTGACCTCGACCGTCAATTTATCGACCCCCTTGCCATCTCGAGGCGGATCAAGCCCTTCGAGCCTCTTCACCACCAGCCTAACCTCATACTTCCTCGAAACAAGCGGCGGCCAGGGCCGCCACTTCATCATCTTCACCACCATCGCTTAATGCACGAAGAAATCAAAcgaaaaagaacaaaagaacCTGACTCTATTGAACCCCAAcagaaaataaagaaacaacAAAAGGGGGCTCagaaaattggaagaaaaatcAGCCCCAAGGTCCTGCAAGATCTTCGAAGAAACAGTTAGCGAAATCCCAGGTCGATTAAACGAAAATTGGGCAAAAAAAACTTGTGGGTTTGTGATGTTAGgaagaaagggaaaagaaattgagagaaagaaAGACGAAGAAGAATATGCCGTTGGCTTTCGCTTTGGCTTTGAGATGAAAATTAGAGAGACAGAGACAAAGGTAGGGAAGAAGGGCAGTGGAAGTCATTTTATGGAGAAAAAGAGAGGAACAGAGAAATTGTTtggatatgttttttttttatttaaaaaaattacaaaattcaccatttttttattatttttttcctttttatttatttgaggaAAAAATAAATCACCATTTTGACTGTTTGAATTTTTTGTGAATAAGGTGCTTGTTTCATTTTGGTAAAAATCTTATCTTGTTCTTGTGGGTAGATATCTATAGCTATGTAGATAAATAttggtttatatttttcttcatttttttaccaaataaattaatttcattttgttatggGTAGATGTCTAGGTTGACAATCATCTATTTTGGTCCTTACCAtgtataatttattgttttggtctttctttgaaaataaaatggttaactttttcaaaaaaagaaacaaatagtCTTCATTAACCTTCTTTGTACAAACTTTTAAAATGCATCAATATTGTGTATTttcttgaaagaaaatttttattactattttgaaaaaaaaaactttttttttttggccaactaaaattaaaaaaaatNCTATGGACGGAAGACTTATTAATCAATAACTTTAGGGTTCTTTCGAATATTACCATTCAAATCAAGAATGAAGATCCAAATATAATCTATAAAGAAATTGCTCATAGATACTAATCCACATTTGTAAAGTAATATTctaaagagaaaaaggttttataTTTCTTAAAGAATTTAGACCGAAAAAAGCTAAAATTTTTACCagtaaaaaaatgtcaaaactatttataaaaatagtaaaaaaaaaacacacaaggATAGATAAGGATGGATTTTATCTATCACATGTAATGAATGATAACTCAATGATTAAATTTGGTtgttttgtgtaaatagtttcccttatttttttacatttttgaaaactcttcttaaaaaaatataaattaataaataaaattgatccATAAAATTTCTTAACGTGAAGCTAAACATAGCTCGATTGAAATAATAATTTGTTAAAAATGTCATATCtcaattgtaaaaataaaataaaataattaccggTTTGAGTGGTTTCCGGTTAGATTGGTATATATGGGGGGAGGGGATTTATTTGGGATAAGAGGTATCTTTCTTAATCTTAACCAACGGCGTAGTAATGAGATGGTTGACTTgttcctcttcttttttttttcccttttcttttttctttttttaatcttattgaaaatttttaactaAGTATTTATGATAATATGATGGTGTTTAAATCTTTCtttttaatgaaatatatatttctttctttctttctttctttttaacgCAAAGAAAAGCCTCCATTAAGTAGGCACGAAAAAAAAATCGATATTAATGACCTCACGAATCGAGTAGAGAGAAATAGGACGTGTTTGGTAAGCAATGTGAAAATAGAAACTTGGAAATAAGAGattcaatgaaaataaagaggtgtatttcatgttttcaattatacagattcaaaaattaatttcaatttaaacaaattttcaaaatgtgatTGAATATATGTTTAGTTATTCACCAAATATTAGGTTGAATATAGACAATtgctaattaatttatgaatttgttttatgttaacatttatatataatttttattttgtaatatcataacaaaaataattgagtttataacctaaaatagtataattactattatttttatCGTTTTTAATAtgtttctatattttaaaattttgaattcaaattctGGATacactaaaaacataaaaaagttattttcaGAATTTACACTATTTGAATCGcaaaatctgaaaacataatCGAAACTCCAACCAAACACATATTTGTTGAACTTTctgaatttgaaaacataaaacataatatgAGTTGCATACCAATCAAGCTCATTAGATACCTaacttattcttaaatttttcgAATTGGAAGaaacataaagaaaaaaattgaaatactgATAGCGTGATAGATAACACGACGAACAACTTGATTTCTAACAGAATGGCAAAAGGAGAAAGAGACAACTCTCAAAAACCTTACCACATATAATCAActaattgaatttaaaacttCATGTGACTATGTTTGGATactttaaacaaatttttaggttaaattgTTTGGTTTCCATTGTTTTAGAATTGGTTCAATTTTAGTCGTATTTCTAAATGTAcgtaaatatttaatttagtccTTCAACATTAATTTACATTGAACTTGATTagataatagtaataataatgttCATATATATATTCCCAAATTGATTGGAAAATGATTCATGTGAAACGTTTTCttaagaaaaatcaacaaagaTTTATCAGAAgtaaatgaactaaaataatcaagttcgagtaaaatatcTGCTCAAAACGAATTGAGGTTTGgaaattagttttgaaaatgTAAGGATAAAAAAGGTAGTATGTAAAATATATCGAGGATCGAATTAGTTGAGTGCTTTTTAAAATGGTGTTTGCTTTAATAACATTTTCTCAatataatttaaccaaatttaaaaaaacatagatAATACCAATTTCTTTAAGAACCCATTTGGATTGATGtgagaaaaaaaacatttttcagaaaatttgtttttactTAAATACTTTTGACAAAAATGATTGAAAATATacttaaaataacttttgagtGGTTACcacacttcaattttttaaatgacttgttttttgaattaaacacttgaaaatacaTTTCAAACATATCTTAAATCTTATTgagtaacaattttgttttgaaatttatggtTTTTTTGTCTCGGTTTTTAAATTACGGTTTTCAGTTAAATAAACACTTAAAAATATTGCTTCCACTCATAAATTTCTATATGTTCTCTTTTACTTTTcactaatattaaaaaaaaaaaaatcaaacctaaTTTGATAAAGGTGAAAACCATAATCAAGAAT contains:
- the LOC120090969 gene encoding uncharacterized protein LOC120090969: MVVKMMKWRPWPPLVSRKYEVRLVVKRLEGLDPPRDGKGVDKLTVEVKWKGPKMALSPLRRTAVKRNYTKEADGLDQNGVTQWDEEFQSVCTLSAYKENVFHPWEIVFSAFNGLNQGSKNKVQVVGSASLNLSEYVSVAEQKELELKIPLNPSTNATEASHVLWISLNLLELRTAQVVSQPVQRSIAPAPSPPWPGENVPAEKDELSALKAGLRKVKIFTEFVSTRKAKKEACHEEEGSEGRCSAKSEDGESCYPFDSDSFDDIEEGETDEGKEDTNIRKSFSYGTLAYANYAGGSYYSDMKINGDDENLVYYSNRKSDVGCSSMEDSTASASEQPLPQSSKRGLLPWRKRKLSFRSPKAKGEPLLKKAYGEEGGDDIDHDRRQLSSDESLGIGWQKTEEDSSANGSSVSEFGDDNFAIGTWEQKEIVSRDGHMKLQTQVFFASIDQRSERAAGESACTALVAVIADWFHNSQNLMPIKSQFDSLIRDGSLEWRKLCENNIYREKFPDKHFDLETVIQAKIRPLSVVPRKSFIGFFHPEGINEARFEFLHGAMSFDNMWDEISRTGSECPDDNEPQVYVVSWNDHFFILKVESDAYYIIDTLGERLYEGCNQAYILKFDNNTTICKMPETSQSAGEKTSNDQPTVAAVVEASGKEESLTLAHITSQPEEPMKEKDEILCRGKESCKEYIKSFLAAIPIRELQADIKKGLMASTPIHHRLQIELHYTQILQPSPDSQAPEDPKATPQSPDTTLADIAATST